From a region of the Vicinamibacteria bacterium genome:
- a CDS encoding gamma-glutamyltransferase: MSSPALFLVMVASGSAVGYGDEEGKPIVGRSMVATQYGIVAASQPLAARAGVQILERGGNAIDAAIAANATIGLMEPTGNGIGGDLFAIVYLAKTGEIHGLNASGWAPKGMTPEFLASRNIEEMPQRGIYAVTVPGVVAGWHALRARLGSLEFSEILAPAIHYAENGFPVSEVIARGWARSEDLHKSHPNAAETFLINGRAPKPGEIFRNPDLAASLRRIAEKGRDGYYKGKTAEAILAISEEMDGAIAAADLMEFEPEWVTPISTTYRGWTVY, translated from the coding sequence ATGTCGAGCCCCGCCCTCTTCCTGGTGATGGTCGCATCCGGTTCCGCTGTCGGCTACGGCGACGAAGAAGGCAAGCCGATCGTGGGACGCTCCATGGTCGCGACTCAATATGGCATCGTCGCCGCCAGCCAGCCGCTTGCCGCACGAGCGGGGGTTCAGATCCTGGAGCGAGGCGGCAACGCGATCGACGCCGCCATCGCGGCGAACGCGACCATTGGGCTCATGGAGCCCACCGGCAACGGCATCGGCGGCGATCTGTTTGCCATCGTCTACCTGGCGAAGACCGGCGAGATTCACGGCCTGAACGCGAGCGGCTGGGCACCGAAGGGGATGACGCCCGAGTTTCTGGCGTCGAGGAACATCGAGGAGATGCCGCAACGAGGTATCTATGCCGTGACCGTGCCCGGCGTCGTGGCGGGCTGGCACGCGCTGCGAGCGCGCCTCGGCTCGCTCGAGTTCTCTGAGATCCTCGCCCCCGCCATTCATTACGCCGAGAACGGGTTTCCGGTCTCGGAAGTCATCGCGAGAGGCTGGGCCCGCTCGGAAGATCTCCACAAGAGCCACCCCAACGCGGCCGAGACCTTTCTCATCAACGGTCGTGCCCCGAAGCCCGGTGAGATCTTTCGCAACCCCGACCTGGCCGCGTCGCTCCGGCGCATCGCGGAAAAGGGAAGAGACGGCTACTACAAAGGGAAGACCGCTGAAGCCATCCTCGCCATCTCCGAAGAGATGGACGGGGCGATCGCCGCTGCGGATCTCATGGAGTTCGAGCCCGAATGGGTCACCCCGATCAGCACGACGTACCGAGGTTGGACGGTCTATGA
- a CDS encoding diacylglycerol kinase family protein, producing the protein MRIAVIFNPSAGRGRSKERDLPRVIAKLSAVGARVESFPTVRTGHAVELARRASEDGFERVVAWGGDGTLNEVAGGLLGTDTPMGVLPGGTVNVFAREAHIPLSLEAALEAMSHGIVKRIPVGLANDRCFLAMAGIGIDAEVVYRMKVAVKSALGVLAFWLAGFRLLASYPMSPLRVWADGQERRGTGVIAGKLARFGPRYFITPDARMDEARFHVVVFQGDKRRDYLRYLLGVLQRRHLSFEDIEHFKTDRLTVEADTPVRCQLDGEPAGETPVRLEVRDRALAVILPRVAIVGTSRAGIE; encoded by the coding sequence ATGCGCATCGCCGTGATCTTCAATCCCAGTGCGGGGAGAGGCCGTTCCAAGGAACGAGATCTGCCGCGGGTGATCGCGAAGCTCTCGGCAGTGGGAGCACGGGTCGAGTCTTTTCCGACGGTTCGAACCGGGCACGCCGTCGAGCTGGCGCGGCGGGCAAGCGAGGACGGCTTCGAGAGGGTCGTCGCCTGGGGTGGCGACGGTACGCTGAACGAAGTGGCCGGTGGTTTGCTCGGGACCGACACGCCGATGGGCGTTCTTCCCGGCGGCACCGTCAACGTGTTCGCCCGCGAGGCGCACATTCCGCTCTCGCTCGAGGCCGCCCTCGAAGCGATGAGCCACGGAATCGTGAAGCGAATTCCCGTCGGCCTGGCCAACGATCGGTGTTTCCTCGCGATGGCGGGAATCGGTATCGACGCTGAGGTCGTCTACCGGATGAAGGTCGCGGTCAAGAGCGCCCTCGGGGTGCTCGCCTTCTGGCTCGCGGGATTCCGGTTGCTCGCGAGCTACCCGATGAGTCCGCTCCGGGTCTGGGCGGATGGGCAGGAGCGTCGAGGCACCGGAGTGATCGCGGGAAAGCTCGCTCGCTTCGGCCCGCGTTATTTCATCACCCCCGACGCGCGAATGGACGAGGCGCGGTTTCACGTCGTCGTCTTCCAGGGAGACAAGCGCCGGGACTACCTTCGCTATCTCCTGGGCGTGCTCCAGCGGCGGCATCTAAGCTTCGAAGACATCGAGCACTTCAAGACGGATCGCTTGACGGTCGAGGCGGACACACCGGTACGCTGTCAGCTCGACGGCGAGCCCGCGGGCGAGACGCCCGTCCGCCTCGAGGTCAGAGATCGGGCTCTTGCGGTCATCCTCCCCCGCGTCGCGATTGTTGGCACGAGTCGAGCGGGCATAGAATGA